In Pongo abelii isolate AG06213 chromosome 15, NHGRI_mPonAbe1-v2.0_pri, whole genome shotgun sequence, a single window of DNA contains:
- the LOC129049843 gene encoding uncharacterized protein LOC129049843 isoform X1, translating into MEGLGLRSPNPQPSETPAPPCPRLPCGNSTACGQSLPATEHLTPRHDTQRPASQDPPPPSLWASEPLSGPSGPVERWGGGWLCQPALEQFLQLPRCCRLKRSSHKHSQGTAHPRVGVRGAPSPTQWGNRLLNLPSQHLGSFQSTSPDHPGTSHKRCVPAAYAAGAEATRNKVSPPPAGEPSSPSPHYPGPPHRSVFRTQCFWSPWAELTAPALERSWQRLRKKTPFPVTPLSRRLSAAQSLAQPQGPCSPQHPHGTVLPGVALSQGEDPATVCDQQPKMGTNLFSALHCHRTIQEVGALSAHSPPPAGSHRVSE; encoded by the exons ATGGAAGGTTTGGGTCTGAGGAGTCCCAACCCACAGCCAAGTGAGACCCCAGCCCCTCCGTGCCCTCGCCTGCCCTGTGGAAACAGCACAGCCTGTGGCCAAAGCCTTCCAGCCACAGAGCACCTGACACCAAGGCATGACACACAGAGGCCAGCCTCGCAGGACCCGCCGCCACCCTCGCTGTGGGCCTCTGAGCCGTTGTCAGGACCTTCAGGACCTGTagaaaggtggggtggggggtggcttTGCCAGCCTGCCCTGGAGCAATTCCTTCAGCTTCCAAGATGCTGCAGGCTCAAACGGAGCTCTCACAAACACAGCCAGGGCACAGCCCACCCCAGGGTCGGGGTCCGGGGAGCCCCCTCCCCTACACAGTGGGGAAATAGACTCCTGAACTTGCCAAGTCAGCATCTGGGATCCTTCCAGTCCACTTCGCCTGATCACCCAGGAACTTCTCACAAGCGATGTGTGCCCGCAGCATATGCCGCAG GTGCAGAGGCCACGAGGAACAAAGTGTCCCCACCACCAGCAGGTGAGCCTTCCAGCCCCTCTCCCCACTACCCAGGCCCACCCCACAGGTCAGTCTTTAGGACCCAGTGTTTCTGGTCACCATGGGCAGAGCTGACAGCCCCAGCCTTGGAGAGAAGCTGGCAGAGACTCAGAAAGAAGACGCCGTTCCCAGTTACACCGCTCTCCCGAAGGCTCTCCGCAGCACAATCCTTGGCACAGCCACAGGGCCCCTGCTCACCGCAGCACCCCCATGGGACAGTGCTCCCAGGGGTGGCCCTGAGCCAGGGGGAGGACCCAGCCACTGTGTGTGACCAACAGCCCAAGATGGGCACTAACTTGTTCTCTGCCCTTCACTGCCACAGAACCATTCAGGAGGTGGGTGCACTTTCAGCCCACTCGCCTCCCCCTGCCGGTTCCCACAGGGTGAGCGAGTAG
- the LOC129049843 gene encoding uncharacterized protein LOC129049843 isoform X3 translates to MEGLGLRSPNPQPSETPAPPCPRLPCGNSTACGQSLPATEHLTPRHDTQRPASQDPPPPSLWASEPLSGPSGPVESQGTAHPRVGVRGAPSPTQWGNRLLNLPSQHLGSFQSTSPDHPGTSHKRCVPAAYAAGAEATRNKVSPPPAELTAPALERSWQRLRKKTPFPVTPLSRRLSAAQSLAQPQGPCSPQHPHGTVLPGVALSQGEDPATVCDQQPKMGTNLFSALHCHRTIQEVGALSAHSPPPAGSHRVSE, encoded by the exons ATGGAAGGTTTGGGTCTGAGGAGTCCCAACCCACAGCCAAGTGAGACCCCAGCCCCTCCGTGCCCTCGCCTGCCCTGTGGAAACAGCACAGCCTGTGGCCAAAGCCTTCCAGCCACAGAGCACCTGACACCAAGGCATGACACACAGAGGCCAGCCTCGCAGGACCCGCCGCCACCCTCGCTGTGGGCCTCTGAGCCGTTGTCAGGACCTTCAGGACCTGTagaaag CCAGGGCACAGCCCACCCCAGGGTCGGGGTCCGGGGAGCCCCCTCCCCTACACAGTGGGGAAATAGACTCCTGAACTTGCCAAGTCAGCATCTGGGATCCTTCCAGTCCACTTCGCCTGATCACCCAGGAACTTCTCACAAGCGATGTGTGCCCGCAGCATATGCCGCAG GTGCAGAGGCCACGAGGAACAAAGTGTCCCCACCACCAGCAG AGCTGACAGCCCCAGCCTTGGAGAGAAGCTGGCAGAGACTCAGAAAGAAGACGCCGTTCCCAGTTACACCGCTCTCCCGAAGGCTCTCCGCAGCACAATCCTTGGCACAGCCACAGGGCCCCTGCTCACCGCAGCACCCCCATGGGACAGTGCTCCCAGGGGTGGCCCTGAGCCAGGGGGAGGACCCAGCCACTGTGTGTGACCAACAGCCCAAGATGGGCACTAACTTGTTCTCTGCCCTTCACTGCCACAGAACCATTCAGGAGGTGGGTGCACTTTCAGCCCACTCGCCTCCCCCTGCCGGTTCCCACAGGGTGAGCGAGTAG
- the LOC129049843 gene encoding uncharacterized protein LOC129049843 isoform X2: protein MEGLGLRSPNPQPSETPAPPCPRLPCGNSTACGQSLPATEHLTPRHDTQRPASQDPPPPSLWASEPLSGPSGPVERWGGGWLCQPALEQFLQLPRCCRLKRSSHKHSQGTAHPRVGVRGAPSPTQWGNRLLNLPSQHLGSFQSTSPDHPGTSHKRCVPAAYAAGAEATRNKVSPPPAELTAPALERSWQRLRKKTPFPVTPLSRRLSAAQSLAQPQGPCSPQHPHGTVLPGVALSQGEDPATVCDQQPKMGTNLFSALHCHRTIQEVGALSAHSPPPAGSHRVSE, encoded by the exons ATGGAAGGTTTGGGTCTGAGGAGTCCCAACCCACAGCCAAGTGAGACCCCAGCCCCTCCGTGCCCTCGCCTGCCCTGTGGAAACAGCACAGCCTGTGGCCAAAGCCTTCCAGCCACAGAGCACCTGACACCAAGGCATGACACACAGAGGCCAGCCTCGCAGGACCCGCCGCCACCCTCGCTGTGGGCCTCTGAGCCGTTGTCAGGACCTTCAGGACCTGTagaaaggtggggtggggggtggcttTGCCAGCCTGCCCTGGAGCAATTCCTTCAGCTTCCAAGATGCTGCAGGCTCAAACGGAGCTCTCACAAACACAGCCAGGGCACAGCCCACCCCAGGGTCGGGGTCCGGGGAGCCCCCTCCCCTACACAGTGGGGAAATAGACTCCTGAACTTGCCAAGTCAGCATCTGGGATCCTTCCAGTCCACTTCGCCTGATCACCCAGGAACTTCTCACAAGCGATGTGTGCCCGCAGCATATGCCGCAG GTGCAGAGGCCACGAGGAACAAAGTGTCCCCACCACCAGCAG AGCTGACAGCCCCAGCCTTGGAGAGAAGCTGGCAGAGACTCAGAAAGAAGACGCCGTTCCCAGTTACACCGCTCTCCCGAAGGCTCTCCGCAGCACAATCCTTGGCACAGCCACAGGGCCCCTGCTCACCGCAGCACCCCCATGGGACAGTGCTCCCAGGGGTGGCCCTGAGCCAGGGGGAGGACCCAGCCACTGTGTGTGACCAACAGCCCAAGATGGGCACTAACTTGTTCTCTGCCCTTCACTGCCACAGAACCATTCAGGAGGTGGGTGCACTTTCAGCCCACTCGCCTCCCCCTGCCGGTTCCCACAGGGTGAGCGAGTAG